A stretch of Saccharomyces cerevisiae S288C chromosome IV, complete sequence DNA encodes these proteins:
- the ARX1 gene encoding putative hydrolase (Nuclear export factor for the ribosomal pre-60S subunit; shuttling factor which directly binds FG rich nucleoporins and facilities translocation through the nuclear pore complex; interacts directly with Alb1p; responsible for Tif6p recycling defects in the absence of Rei1; associated with the ribosomal export complex), which produces MALAISHEDTQILLKDKNILQESVLNKYRTAGQIAQTALKYVTSLINDSYHSKTTQRQLTVPELCLLTDSFILTRLEQYYKNKVNERGIAIPTTIDIDQISGGWCPEIDDTQNLLNWNKGKDSTFASSVTGTLRPGDLVKITLGVHIDGYTSEVSHTMVIYPVDETKPILQPTGPLLGGKADAVAAAHIAMETVVALLACALTPEKLPASLGGTSSGITGQLIRTIVDTIARSYNCGVVPGSRVRRIRRFLAGQNEGIVAEREYKGVVWTESHQEADLLSNTDAKDLTVVDRGQSTPFTNVSAIPSDDFVVQSGEVYLIDLKMASLEHCTKKGLVTLETVDSYTGKSHKAGELIARPGAYVRDFAQTHILKLKTSRQLLTKIDKQGVYPFKLSHLSSNFPFVHENEEELQSLKKDLKSFRLGMSEISNNYLCVESPIQIARWVPWDHILKATNPNGNLSYDATSTLTLPGHELPLPKLGVSAIKLKSLMNSTKESISLPVARECNTIVLCDSSVSTTDRPELLRLTGGSKTCQPSWIHSQHELNPQDSIVQGIFQLATLAKDKRFGLLLKETQPMKQKSVETSNGGVEETMKM; this is translated from the coding sequence CTGGACAAATCGCACAAACTGCTTTGAAATATGTTACTTCTTTGATCAATGATTCATATCACTCTAAGACCACACAGCGCCAATTAACCGTGCCAGAGCTATGTTTGCTTACCgattcttttattttgacCCGGTTGGAACAATATTATAAAAACAAAGTTAATGAAAGAGGTATTGCCATTCCAACCACTATTGATATCGACCAAATTTCTGGTGGATGGTGCCCCGAAATAGATGATACTCAAAATTTGTTAAACTGGAATAAGGGGAAAGACTCCACTTTTGCATCATCTGTCACTGGGACTTTGAGACCGGGGGATTTAGTCAAGATTACACTAGGTGTTCATATTGATGGTTACACCTCTGAAGTTTCTCATACTATGGTTATTTACCCCGTTGATGAAACCAAACCTATTCTTCAACCCACTGGGCCACTACTAGGTGGTAAAGCGGATGCTGTAGCTGCTGCTCACATTGCTATGGAAACAGTTGTTGCTTTATTAGCCTGTGCTCTGACTCCAGAAAAGCTTCCTGCCTCACTGGGAGGAACTTCAAGTGGTATCACAGGCCAATTGATTAGAACTATAGTGGATACTATTGCCAGATCTTATAACTGTGGCGTTGTTCCTGGTTCTCGTGTAAGAAGGATTAGAAGATTCCTGGCAGGCCAAAACGAAGGTATTGTTGCCGAAAGGGAATATAAGGGTGTTGTTTGGACAGAGTCCCATCAAGAAGCAGATTTGCTATCTAATACTGATGCCAAGGATTTAACAGTGGTAGATCGTGGACAATCGACTCCATTCACTAATGTTTCTGCTATTCCAAGTGATGATTTCGTTGTTCAATCAGGTGAAGTGTATTTAattgatttgaaaatggcATCTTTGGAGCATTGTACCAAAAAGGGTTTAGTAACTTTAGAAACCGTTGACTCTTACACAGGTAAATCTCATAAGGCTGGAGAATTGATTGCAAGACCCGGTGCATATGTTAGAGATTTTGCTCAAACCCATATTCTTAAATTAAAAACTTCTAGACAATTATTAACTAAAATCGATAAACAAGGCGTTTATCCATTCAAGTTATCTCATTTATCTTCTAACTTTCCTTTCGTTCacgaaaatgaagaagaactcCAAAGCTTAAAGAAAGATTTGAAATCATTTAGACTTGGGATGAGTGAGATTTCCAACAACTACTTATGTGTGGAAAGTCCAATACAAATTGCTAGATGGGTTCCATGGGACCATATTTTAAAGGCTACCAATCCAAACGGTAATTTAAGTTATGATGCAACCTCTACATTAACATTACCTGGGCATGAGTTACCTTTACCAAAATTGGGTGTTTCAGCCATCAAGCTTAAATCCTTAATGAATTCAACCAAGGAATCGATTTCTTTACCAGTTGCTCGTGAATGTAATACCATCGTATTATGTGACTCTAGTGTAAGTACAACGGACAGACCCGAATTATTGAGATTAACTGGTGGTTCTAAGACCTGTCAACCGAGCTGGATTCACTCTCAGCACGAATTAAATCCACAAGATTCAATTGTTCAAGGGATCTTTCAATTAGCTACTTTGGCCAAGGATAAGAGGTTCGGTCTATTATTAAAGGAAACGCAGCCAATGAAGCAGAAGAGTGTTGAGACATCAAATGGCGGAGTTGAAGAAACCATGAAAATGTAG